The proteins below come from a single Corylus avellana chromosome ca3, CavTom2PMs-1.0 genomic window:
- the LOC132175339 gene encoding uncharacterized protein LOC132175339, with product MDVAHCYLDGNADCVEFCPHDAYHHVLAASTYMLQEGDQPSRSGSISLFNVDANKGCLDLFHRVDTAGIFDLKWSPVGGNVGCLLAQADANGCLRFHSLESCLDGAKGGLLKEITGDKISSSMCLCLDWNPSATSITVGLSDGSVSIVSLLESQMEIQQEWKAHDFELWATSFDIHQPQLVYTGSDDCKFSCWDLRDSPSKLAFQNTKVHKMGVCCIVKSPSDPNTLLTGCYDEYLRVWDVRSISKPVNETSICLGGGVWRIKPHPIVPGLVLAACMHNGFAVVKIEGDKAEVIETYSKHGSLAYGADWQRGESFQDGKNKSTLVATCSFYDRLLRLWMPQQSDIAT from the exons ATGGATGTCGCACATTGCTATCTAGATGGCAATGCTGATTGTGTGGAGTTTTGTCCGCATGATGCTTACCATCATGTTCTGGCAGCTTCGACGTACATGCTGCAAGAGGGTGATCAACCCAGTCGATCCGGGAGCATATCGCTCTTCAATGTAGATGCGAACAAGGGTTGCCTTGATTTGTTTCATCGGGTGGATACAGCTGGCATATTTGATCTGAAGTGGAGCCCAGTTGGGGGTAATGTAGGTTGTTTGCTTGCTCAAGCGGATGCTAATGGTTGTTTGAGATTTCACAGTCTTGAGAGCTGTTTAGATGGAGCCAAAG GGGGTTTATTGAAAGAGATAACTGGAGATAAAATCAGTTCGTCCATGTGCCTTTGCCTTGACTGGAACCCCTCAGCCACATCAATCACAGTGGGGCTTTCTGATGGATCTGTCTCAATAGTTTCCTTATTGGAGTCTCAAATGGAAATACAACAAGAATGGAAAGCACATGATTTTGAGCTTTGGGCAACTTCCTTCGATATCCACCAACCCCAACTGGTATACACTGGTTCAGATGACTGCAAATTCAGTTGTTGGGATTTGCGTGATAGTCCTTCTAAGTTAGCATTTCAGAATACCAAGGTTCATAAGATGGGTGTTTGTTGCATAGTGAAGAGCCCCAGTGACCCTAATACCTTACTTACTGGTTGCTATGATGAGTATTTGAGGGTATGGGATGTAAGATCAATCTCAAAACCTGTAAACGAAACTTCGATTTGTTTAGGGGGAGGTGTCTGGAGAATCAAGCCCCACCCCATTGTACCGGGCCTTGTCCTAGCAGCTTGCATGCACAACGGGTTTGCAGTTGTTAAGATTGAAGGGGATAAAGCTGAAGTGATTGAAACCTATAGCAAGCATGGCTCACTTGCATACGGGGCAGATTGGCAGAGAGGGGAATCTTTCCAGGATGGCAAAAATAAGAGCACTCTGGTGGCTACTTGCTCGTTTTATGACCGGCTTCTTCGGCTATGGATGCCACAACAAAGTGATATTGCAACATGA